The following is a genomic window from Pedobacter sp. KBS0701.
GCATCATTTAAAATTTCCTGCACTTTAAAACCATAGAAGCGCATCAGCCAGTCGGTTTGATACAAGCGGTTTTCTCTTAATAATGGTGGCTGGGTACCTAAAACAGGCATCCGTGTATCGTTACTGATGGGTACATAGCCCGAATAATAAACCCTCTTTAGGGCAAAATTTTTATAAAAAGCATTGGCCGTGTACATAATATCCTTATCGCTTTCGGGCGTAGCGCCAATGACCATTTGGGTACTCTGGCCTGCCGGTACAAATTTTGGCACATGTTTAATCAGTTTTTTATCTGCGGTAAACTGTGTAATCTGTTGCTGTACAAACCCAAGTGGTTTGATCACATCTGCGTGGTTTTTCTCTGGCGCCAAAAGTTTTAAACCAGCCTCGGTGGGCATTTCTAAATTGATGCTCATCCTGTCAGCATAAAGGCCGGCCTCTTTAATCAGTTCATCGCTGGCTCCCGGAATGGTTTTCAGGTGGATGTAACCATTGTAATTCTGCTCCAAACGCAATTTTTTTACCACCAGGAGTAAACGTTCCATAGTAAAATCGGCATTTTTAAAAATCCCTGAACTTAAAAACAATCCCTCAATATAGTTTCGTCGGTAAAAATTCATGGTCAGTTCTACCACTTCATCTACGGTAAAGGCGGCACGTTTTATATCGTTACTTTTACGTGAAACACAGAACAAACAATCGTAAATGCAGTGATTGGTTAGGAGGATTTTTAATAAAGAAACACATCTCCCATCTTCTGTGTAAGTATGGCAAATGCCCGAAGTATGGCTGTTGCCAAGCCCTTTTGTATCATTCTTTCTCGTGCCGCCACTTGATGAACAAGAAACATCATATTTAGCGGCGTCTGCAAGAATATTTAATTTTTCACGAATGCGATCAGACATAGGAAGTAATTTTACTAACAAAGATAGTTTAATAACTAAAAATATTAGTAAATTGATTTGTTTAATCTATTCGAATTTGGAATAATCGTAATAATTAAAATTGTTCAAAGGATTCAATTTCCAGTTCAGGGATAAAAAAAAGTATTTTTAATTTAAACCTTTTTCGCTAACCAAGATTTTACTGTGTAAAAGATCAGGTTATTAAGGAAGTGAAGAACACAAGAGTTTTGTTGTGGGTTATTTGCCTTCCCATTCTTTATAAAAGTGTTCCAGATAGAGCAGCATAAAATTGTGCCTTTCTACTGCTATTGCTTTTCCCGTTCCAGTATTCATCATATCTTTTAACAGTAGCAGTTTTTCGTAAAAATGATTAATGGTAGGGGCAGTGGTGTTTTTATAACTTTCTTTGCTAATGTGCGTTTCTGGTAATATAGCCGGATCATAAAGCACCCTGTTTTTGAATCCCCCGTAGGTAAATGCCCTGGCAATTCCAATGGCACCAATAGCATCTAAACGATCTGCATCCTGTACAATTTTCATTTCTTTCGAAGTAAAACCTGCTCCATCAAAACTATTTTTGAATGACATGTTTTGAATAATCAACTTAACATGCACAATAACCTCAGCTTCAACAGCAATTGATGCCAAAAATGAAGCAGCCATATTAGGTCCCAGTTCTTCATCACCATTATTGAATTTAGGATCAGCAATATCATGCAGTAATGCAGCAAAGGCCACCACAAGTTCATCGCCATTTTCTTGGTGATTGATAGTTAAAGCGGTTTTAAAAACACGCTCAATGTGGAACCAATCATGTCCTGCCTCAGCATGCGCTAATGTTTCTTTTACAAAATCAATGGTTTTCTGGATGGTAACCTGCATAAGATCGAATTTTTTTCCAAAGGTATTGGAATTATATGCAGGGATAAAAAAAATGATATCAACAGCGACCGGAGATTAACTCACGGTCGCTGCCCTGCTTTCATCATCAGCAATAATTTTAATTAAATCACTGTGGTTGAGGGTCAATAAATGAGATACTTCAACCTCTAAAATTGCTGCAATGTGAAATAAACGGTCAATAGTTAATTTACTATAACCGAGCTCAATTTTGCTGTAAGCATTCTGTGATATTTTCAGTTTCGCTGCCAGATAATCCTGAGTATAATCTCTGTATTCTCTAATTTTTCTAATATTCCCGGCAACATTCTTCGTTTTTAACGCCAATACATCTTCCATAAAAGGGATAATTTTTTAATGTTTTTTATTATGTACGAAACTTTTATTCCTATAGATTTTAAAAATTTAATTTTAGCACTATAAGGAATTACGCGAACCGGGATGGTGAATTGAATATTATAACAACGGACAACCTAAAATGTTTAGGTATTTTGTTTGATA
Proteins encoded in this region:
- a CDS encoding putative DNA modification/repair radical SAM protein gives rise to the protein MSDRIREKLNILADAAKYDVSCSSSGGTRKNDTKGLGNSHTSGICHTYTEDGRCVSLLKILLTNHCIYDCLFCVSRKSNDIKRAAFTVDEVVELTMNFYRRNYIEGLFLSSGIFKNADFTMERLLLVVKKLRLEQNYNGYIHLKTIPGASDELIKEAGLYADRMSINLEMPTEAGLKLLAPEKNHADVIKPLGFVQQQITQFTADKKLIKHVPKFVPAGQSTQMVIGATPESDKDIMYTANAFYKNFALKRVYYSGYVPISNDTRMPVLGTQPPLLRENRLYQTDWLMRFYGFKVQEILNDANPNLDVDIDPKLSWAIRNMQHFPVDINTADYKMILRIPGIGVMSAKKIVQARKFGKLRIDQLKKIGVAYNRAKHFITCLDSPYQLKDYQGTQIKAFILAESQSKYLKTDSNQMILF
- a CDS encoding HD domain-containing protein, whose protein sequence is MQVTIQKTIDFVKETLAHAEAGHDWFHIERVFKTALTINHQENGDELVVAFAALLHDIADPKFNNGDEELGPNMAASFLASIAVEAEVIVHVKLIIQNMSFKNSFDGAGFTSKEMKIVQDADRLDAIGAIGIARAFTYGGFKNRVLYDPAILPETHISKESYKNTTAPTINHFYEKLLLLKDMMNTGTGKAIAVERHNFMLLYLEHFYKEWEGK
- a CDS encoding helix-turn-helix domain-containing protein encodes the protein MEDVLALKTKNVAGNIRKIREYRDYTQDYLAAKLKISQNAYSKIELGYSKLTIDRLFHIAAILEVEVSHLLTLNHSDLIKIIADDESRAATVS